The Mycetohabitans endofungorum genome contains a region encoding:
- the dksA gene encoding RNA polymerase-binding protein DksA, with amino-acid sequence MTTTRLLTEAEILKMSDKDYMNEDQLAFFKHRLEQLQAEILRNAGQTTENLRETVIVPDPADRATIEEEHALELRTRDRERKLLKKVQQSLARIETGEYGWCEETGEPIGIPRLLARPTATLSLEAQERRELRQKLFGD; translated from the coding sequence GACACGACTTTTGACCGAAGCCGAAATCCTGAAGATGAGCGACAAGGATTACATGAACGAGGATCAGCTCGCTTTCTTCAAGCACAGGCTCGAACAGTTGCAGGCGGAAATCCTGCGCAATGCCGGGCAGACGACGGAAAATCTCCGGGAAACCGTGATCGTGCCCGATCCGGCCGATCGCGCGACGATCGAAGAAGAGCACGCGCTTGAGCTTCGCACACGCGACCGCGAACGCAAGCTGCTGAAGAAGGTGCAGCAATCGCTCGCGCGAATCGAAACCGGTGAATATGGCTGGTGCGAGGAAACGGGTGAACCGATCGGCATTCCGCGCCTGCTCGCGCGGCCGACCGCGACGCTATCGCTCGAGGCGCAGGAGCGCCGCGAACTGCGCCAGAAGTTGTTCGGCGACTAA
- the hslV gene encoding ATP-dependent protease subunit HslV produces MEQYHGTTIVSVRRGNSVALGGDGQVTLGNIVMKGGAKKVRRIYGGKVLVGFAGGTADAFSLLDRFEGKLEKHQGNLTRAAVELAKDWRTDRMLRRLEAMLIAADAETTLVITGNGDVLDPEGGICAIGSGGAYAQAAARALAQNTELSARDIVEKALTIAGDMCIYTNHNRVIETIE; encoded by the coding sequence ATGGAGCAATATCACGGCACAACCATCGTCTCGGTACGGCGAGGCAACAGCGTTGCATTAGGCGGCGACGGTCAGGTGACGCTGGGCAACATCGTCATGAAGGGCGGCGCCAAGAAAGTGCGGCGCATCTACGGTGGCAAGGTGCTGGTGGGTTTCGCCGGCGGCACCGCGGACGCATTCTCGCTGCTGGACCGCTTTGAAGGCAAGCTGGAAAAGCACCAGGGCAACCTGACCCGCGCCGCCGTCGAACTGGCCAAGGACTGGCGCACTGACCGCATGCTGCGCCGCCTGGAAGCGATGCTCATCGCTGCGGACGCGGAAACGACGCTGGTGATTACCGGCAACGGCGACGTGCTGGATCCGGAAGGCGGCATTTGCGCCATCGGCTCGGGCGGCGCATACGCGCAGGCTGCGGCCCGCGCGCTCGCGCAGAACACTGAGTTGAGCGCGCGCGACATTGTCGAAAAGGCGCTCACGATTGCCGGCGACATGTGTATCTACACGAATCACAACCGCGTCATCGAAACCATCGAATAA